The proteins below come from a single Camelus bactrianus isolate YW-2024 breed Bactrian camel chromosome 2, ASM4877302v1, whole genome shotgun sequence genomic window:
- the DGKQ gene encoding diacylglycerol kinase theta isoform X3, which produces MAAAAESGARAWLSGGSPRPGSPTSSPELGAGSRSRLGPGSGPGSGIERPGARPPGPSAPGHSFRKVTLTKPTFCHLCSDFIWGLAGILCDVCNFMSHEKCVKHVKTPCTSVAPSLVRVPVAHCFGPRGHYKRKFCAVCRKGLEAPALRCEVCELHVHPECVPFACSDCRQCHLDGHRDPDTHHHHWREGNLSSGARCEFCRKTCSSSDVLAGVRCEWCGVQAHSVCSAVLTPECTFGRLRTMVLPPACVRLLSRNFSKMHCFRISESAAPEPGDGDDGVDGSAPAGPGKEVAAPESSKQTLKIFDGNDTVQRNHFRVISVPRLARSQEVLEAALRAYYITEDPQAFQLQALPPPTQAGDADTEALGKVWSGGTAEDEGSRGPGSRDVPEAWVIRALPRTQEVLKIYPAWLKVGVAYVSLRVTPQSTAQTVVLEVLPLLGRQDEGPEGFQLLEVLMGSRQVQRMVLADEELLLGRLQAIRQTSLRQMSQTRFYVAERRAVAPRVSLFVGGLPPGLSPQEYSSLLDEAMSLKAGLVSMSHVYSSQGAVVLDVACFAEAERLYMLVRDTAVHSRPLTALVLPDVLRRPQGPRSALQFPEAAEPAPGLRADQRGASAWVPHVLPGTLLPGAGVWRGWHRGLGARHPGGGAAPSGLPRACRGHPAPGHSGEDPFSVLLSVDEADAVLMDRWTILLDAQEAGGGEGSVVDAEPPKIIHMSNYCGIGIDAELSLDFHQAREEEPGKFTSRLHNKGVYVRVGLQKLSQARGLHREIRLQVEQQEVELPSIEGLIFINIPSWGSGADLWGSDSDSKFEKPRMDDGLLEVVGVTGVVHMGQVQGGLRSGIRIAQGSYFRVTLLKATPVQVDGEPWVQAPGHMIISAAGPKVHMLRKAKQKPRKAGTPRDARVDGEPAPEGDSK; this is translated from the exons ATGGCGGCGGCAGCTGAGTCCGGGGCCCGCGCCTGGCTTAGCGGTGGCTCCCCGCGCCCGGGCAGCCCAACCTCCAGCCCGGAGCTGGGCGCCGGAAGCCGCTCGCGACTGGGGCCGGGGTCCGGGCCAGGGTCAGGGATAGAGCGGCCAGGCGCCAGGCCACCTGGCCCCTCCGCGCCCGGCCACAGCTTCAGGAAAGTGACGCTCACCAAGCCCACGTTCTGCCACCTCTGCTCCGACTTCATCTGGGGGCTGGCCGGCATCCTGTGTGATG TCTGCAACTTCATGTCCCATGAGAAGTGCGTGAAGCACGTGAAGACCCCCTGTACGAGCGTGGCCCCCAGCCTGGTCCGC gTCCCTGTGGCCCACTGCTTTGGCCCCCGGGGTCACTACAAGCGCAAGTTCTGTGCGGTCTGCCGAAAGGGCCTGGAGGCGCCGGCGCTTCGCTGCGAAG TGTGTGAGCTGCACGTTCACCCCGAATGTGTGCCCTTCGCCTGCAGCGACTGCCGCCAGTGCCACCTGGACGGGCACCGGGACCCC gacacacaccaccaccactggCGGGAGGGGAACCTGTCCTCGGGCGCGCGCTGCGAGTTCTGCCGGAAGACGTGCAGCTCTTCCGACGTGCTGGCCGGTGTTCGCTGCGAGTGGTGCGGTGTCcag GCCCATTCGGTCTGCTCCGCGGTGCTCACCCCCGAGTGCACTTTCGGGCGCCTGCGCACTATGGTCCTGCCCCCAGCGTGCGTGCGCTTGCTGTCCCGCAACTTCAGCAAGATGCACTGCTTTCGTATCTCCGAGAGCGCGGCCCCGGAGCCAG GTGATGGGGACGACGGTGTGGACGGAAGCGCCCCTGCTGGCCCTGGTAAAGAGGTGGCAGCGCCGGAGTCCA GCAAGCAAACTCTGAAGATCTTCGATGGCAACGACACAGTGCAGAGAAACCACTTCCGTGTCATCAGCGTCCCCCGCCTGGCCAGGAGCCAGGAGGTGCTG GAGGCGGCGCTGCGGGCCTACTACATCACGGAGGACCCCCAGGCCTTCCAGCTGCAGGCgctccccccacccactcagGCTGGTGACGCTGACACCGAGGCCCTGGGGAAGGTCTGGAGCGGTGGGACTGCCGAGGACGAGGGTAGTAGAGGCCCAGGGTCCCGAGACGTTCCCGAGGCCTGGGTCATTCGTGCTCTGCCCCGCACCCAGGAGGTCCTGAAGATCTACCCTGCCTGGCTCAA GGTCGGTGTGGCCTACGTGTCCCTCCGTGTGACCCCGCAGAGCACGGCCCAGACTGTGGTGCTGGAGGTCCTCCCACTGCTTGGACGCCAG GATGAGGGTCCGGAGGGCTTCCAGCTGCTGGAGGTGCTCATGGGCAGCAGGCAAG TCCAGCGGATGGTGCTGGCGGATGAGGAGCTCTTGCTTGGCCGGCTTCAAGCTATCCGGCAG ACGTCCCTACGGCAGATGAGCCAGACACGGTTCTATGTGGCTGAGAGAAGAGCGGTGGCCCCACGTGTCTCTCTGTTTGTGGGAGGTCTGCCCCCTGGCCTGTCTCCCCAGGAGTACAGCAGTCTTCTGGACGAGGCTATGTCCCTGAAAG CTGGCCTGGTGTCCATGAGCCACGTCTACTCTTCTCAAG GTGCCGTGGTGCTGGACGTGGCCTGCTTTGCCGAGGCCGAGCGGCTGTATATGCTGGTCAGGGACACGGCTGTTCACAGCCGGCCGCTGACTGCCCTGGTGCTCCCGGATGTGCTG CGGAGGCCTCAAGGGCCGCGATCTGCTCTGCAGTTTCCGGAAGCTGCTGAACCCGCACCAGGTCTTCGAGCTGACCAACGGGGGGCCTCTGCCTGG GTTCCACATGTTCTCCCAGGTACCCTGCTTCCGGGTGCTGGTGTGTGGAGGGGATGGCACCGTGGGCTGGGTGCTCGCCACCCTGGAGGAGGTGCGGCACCGTCTGGCCTGCCAAGAGCCTGCCGTGGCCATCCTGCCCCTGGGCACAG TGGAGAGGACCCATTCTCCGTGCTGCTGTCGGTGGACGAGGCTGACGCTGTGCTCATGGACCGCTGGACCATCCTGCTGGACGCTCAGGaggctggtggaggggagggcagtgTGGTGGACGCAGAGCCGCCCAAG ATCATACACATGAGTAACTACTGTGGGATTGGCATCGATGCAGAGCTGAGCTTGGACTTCCACCAGGCTCGGGAGGAAGAGCCTGGCAAGTTCACGAGCAG GCTCCACAACAAGGGCGTGTATGTGCGGGTGGGGCTGCAGAAGCTCAGCCAGGCCCGCGGGCTGCACCGGGAGATCCGGCTGCAGGTGGAGCAGCAGGAGGTGGAGCTGCCCAGCATCGAGGGCCTCATCTTCATCAATATCCCCAG CTGGGGCTCGGGGGCCGACCTGTGGGGCTCTGACAGCGACTCCAAGTTCGAGAAGCCACGCATGGATGACGGGCTgctggaggtggtgggggtgACGGGAGTCGTGCACATG GGTCAGGTCCAGGGTGGGCTGCGCTCTGGTATCCGCATCGCCCAGGGGTCCTACTTCCGTGTCACCCTCCTCAAGGCCACACCTGTGCAGGTGGATGGCGAGCCCTGGGTCCAGGCTCCCGGGCACATGATCATCTCAGCTGCAGGCCCCAAG GTCCACATGCTCAGGAAGGCCAAGCAGAAGCCCAGGAAGGCTGGGACCCCCAGGGATGCACGAGTGGACGGGGAGCCTGCCCCCGAGGGAGACTCCAAGTAG
- the DGKQ gene encoding diacylglycerol kinase theta isoform X7, producing the protein MAAAAESGARAWLSGGSPRPGSPTSSPELGAGSRSRLGPGSGPGSGIERPGARPPGPSAPGHSFRKVTLTKPTFCHLCSDFIWGLAGILCDVCNFMSHEKCVKHVKTPCTSVAPSLVRVPVAHCFGPRGHYKRKFCAVCRKGLEAPALRCEVCELHVHPECVPFACSDCRQCHLDGHRDPDTHHHHWREGNLSSGARCEFCRKTCSSSDVLAGVRCEWCGVQAHSVCSAVLTPECTFGRLRTMVLPPACVRLLSRNFSKMHCFRISESAAPEPGDGDDGVDGSAPAGPGKEVAAPESSKQTLKIFDGNDTVQRNHFRVISVPRLARSQEVLEAALRAYYITEDPQAFQLQALPPPTQAGDADTEALGKVWSGGTAEDEGSRGPGSRDVPEAWVIRALPRTQEVLKIYPAWLKVGVAYVSLRVTPQSTAQTVVLEVLPLLGRQDEGPEGFQLLEVLMGSRQVQRMVLADEELLLGRLQAIRQTSLRQMSQTRFYVAERRAVAPRVSLFVGGLPPGLSPQEYSSLLDEAMSLKAGLVSMSHVYSSQGAVVLDVACFAEAERLYMLVRDTAVHSRPLTALVLPDVLHTKLPPDCCPLLVFVNPKSGGLKGRDLLCSFRKLLNPHQVFELTNGGPLPGFHMFSQVPCFRVLVCGGDGTVGWVLATLEEVRHRLACQEPAVAILPLGTVERTHSPCCCRWTRLTLCSWTAGPSCWTLRRLVEGRAVWWTQSRPRLHNKGVYVRVGLQKLSQARGLHREIRLQVEQQEVELPSIEGLIFINIPSWGSGADLWGSDSDSKFEKPRMDDGLLEVVGVTGVVHMGQVQGGLRSGIRIAQGSYFRVTLLKATPVQVDGEPWVQAPGHMIISAAGPKVHMLRKAKQKPRKAGTPRDARVDGEPAPEGDSK; encoded by the exons ATGGCGGCGGCAGCTGAGTCCGGGGCCCGCGCCTGGCTTAGCGGTGGCTCCCCGCGCCCGGGCAGCCCAACCTCCAGCCCGGAGCTGGGCGCCGGAAGCCGCTCGCGACTGGGGCCGGGGTCCGGGCCAGGGTCAGGGATAGAGCGGCCAGGCGCCAGGCCACCTGGCCCCTCCGCGCCCGGCCACAGCTTCAGGAAAGTGACGCTCACCAAGCCCACGTTCTGCCACCTCTGCTCCGACTTCATCTGGGGGCTGGCCGGCATCCTGTGTGATG TCTGCAACTTCATGTCCCATGAGAAGTGCGTGAAGCACGTGAAGACCCCCTGTACGAGCGTGGCCCCCAGCCTGGTCCGC gTCCCTGTGGCCCACTGCTTTGGCCCCCGGGGTCACTACAAGCGCAAGTTCTGTGCGGTCTGCCGAAAGGGCCTGGAGGCGCCGGCGCTTCGCTGCGAAG TGTGTGAGCTGCACGTTCACCCCGAATGTGTGCCCTTCGCCTGCAGCGACTGCCGCCAGTGCCACCTGGACGGGCACCGGGACCCC gacacacaccaccaccactggCGGGAGGGGAACCTGTCCTCGGGCGCGCGCTGCGAGTTCTGCCGGAAGACGTGCAGCTCTTCCGACGTGCTGGCCGGTGTTCGCTGCGAGTGGTGCGGTGTCcag GCCCATTCGGTCTGCTCCGCGGTGCTCACCCCCGAGTGCACTTTCGGGCGCCTGCGCACTATGGTCCTGCCCCCAGCGTGCGTGCGCTTGCTGTCCCGCAACTTCAGCAAGATGCACTGCTTTCGTATCTCCGAGAGCGCGGCCCCGGAGCCAG GTGATGGGGACGACGGTGTGGACGGAAGCGCCCCTGCTGGCCCTGGTAAAGAGGTGGCAGCGCCGGAGTCCA GCAAGCAAACTCTGAAGATCTTCGATGGCAACGACACAGTGCAGAGAAACCACTTCCGTGTCATCAGCGTCCCCCGCCTGGCCAGGAGCCAGGAGGTGCTG GAGGCGGCGCTGCGGGCCTACTACATCACGGAGGACCCCCAGGCCTTCCAGCTGCAGGCgctccccccacccactcagGCTGGTGACGCTGACACCGAGGCCCTGGGGAAGGTCTGGAGCGGTGGGACTGCCGAGGACGAGGGTAGTAGAGGCCCAGGGTCCCGAGACGTTCCCGAGGCCTGGGTCATTCGTGCTCTGCCCCGCACCCAGGAGGTCCTGAAGATCTACCCTGCCTGGCTCAA GGTCGGTGTGGCCTACGTGTCCCTCCGTGTGACCCCGCAGAGCACGGCCCAGACTGTGGTGCTGGAGGTCCTCCCACTGCTTGGACGCCAG GATGAGGGTCCGGAGGGCTTCCAGCTGCTGGAGGTGCTCATGGGCAGCAGGCAAG TCCAGCGGATGGTGCTGGCGGATGAGGAGCTCTTGCTTGGCCGGCTTCAAGCTATCCGGCAG ACGTCCCTACGGCAGATGAGCCAGACACGGTTCTATGTGGCTGAGAGAAGAGCGGTGGCCCCACGTGTCTCTCTGTTTGTGGGAGGTCTGCCCCCTGGCCTGTCTCCCCAGGAGTACAGCAGTCTTCTGGACGAGGCTATGTCCCTGAAAG CTGGCCTGGTGTCCATGAGCCACGTCTACTCTTCTCAAG GTGCCGTGGTGCTGGACGTGGCCTGCTTTGCCGAGGCCGAGCGGCTGTATATGCTGGTCAGGGACACGGCTGTTCACAGCCGGCCGCTGACTGCCCTGGTGCTCCCGGATGTGCTG CACACGAAGCTGCCCCCAGACTGCTGCCCTCTTCTTGTGTTTGTGAACCCCAAAAGCGGAGGCCTCAAGGGCCGCGATCTGCTCTGCAGTTTCCGGAAGCTGCTGAACCCGCACCAGGTCTTCGAGCTGACCAACGGGGGGCCTCTGCCTGG GTTCCACATGTTCTCCCAGGTACCCTGCTTCCGGGTGCTGGTGTGTGGAGGGGATGGCACCGTGGGCTGGGTGCTCGCCACCCTGGAGGAGGTGCGGCACCGTCTGGCCTGCCAAGAGCCTGCCGTGGCCATCCTGCCCCTGGGCACAG TGGAGAGGACCCATTCTCCGTGCTGCTGTCGGTGGACGAGGCTGACGCTGTGCTCATGGACCGCTGGACCATCCTGCTGGACGCTCAGGaggctggtggaggggagggcagtgTGGTGGACGCAGAGCCGCCCAAG GCTCCACAACAAGGGCGTGTATGTGCGGGTGGGGCTGCAGAAGCTCAGCCAGGCCCGCGGGCTGCACCGGGAGATCCGGCTGCAGGTGGAGCAGCAGGAGGTGGAGCTGCCCAGCATCGAGGGCCTCATCTTCATCAATATCCCCAG CTGGGGCTCGGGGGCCGACCTGTGGGGCTCTGACAGCGACTCCAAGTTCGAGAAGCCACGCATGGATGACGGGCTgctggaggtggtgggggtgACGGGAGTCGTGCACATG GGTCAGGTCCAGGGTGGGCTGCGCTCTGGTATCCGCATCGCCCAGGGGTCCTACTTCCGTGTCACCCTCCTCAAGGCCACACCTGTGCAGGTGGATGGCGAGCCCTGGGTCCAGGCTCCCGGGCACATGATCATCTCAGCTGCAGGCCCCAAG GTCCACATGCTCAGGAAGGCCAAGCAGAAGCCCAGGAAGGCTGGGACCCCCAGGGATGCACGAGTGGACGGGGAGCCTGCCCCCGAGGGAGACTCCAAGTAG
- the DGKQ gene encoding diacylglycerol kinase theta isoform X5: MAAAAESGARAWLSGGSPRPGSPTSSPELGAGSRSRLGPGSGPGSGIERPGARPPGPSAPGHSFRKVTLTKPTFCHLCSDFIWGLAGILCDVCNFMSHEKCVKHVKTPCTSVAPSLVRVPVAHCFGPRGHYKRKFCAVCRKGLEAPALRCEVCELHVHPECVPFACSDCRQCHLDGHRDPDTHHHHWREGNLSSGARCEFCRKTCSSSDVLAGVRCEWCGVQAHSVCSAVLTPECTFGRLRTMVLPPACVRLLSRNFSKMHCFRISESAAPEPGDGDDGVDGSAPAGPGKEVAAPESSKQTLKIFDGNDTVQRNHFRVISVPRLARSQEVLEAALRAYYITEDPQAFQLQALPPPTQAGDADTEALGKVWSGGTAEDEGSRGPGSRDVPEAWVIRALPRTQEVLKIYPAWLKVGVAYVSLRVTPQSTAQTVVLEVLPLLGRQDEGPEGFQLLEVLMGSRQVQRMVLADEELLLGRLQAIRQTSLRQMSQTRFYVAERRAVAPRVSLFVGGLPPGLSPQEYSSLLDEAMSLKAGLVSMSHVYSSQGAVVLDVACFAEAERLYMLVRDTAVHSRPLTALVLPDVLHTKLPPDCCPLLVFVNPKSGGLKGRDLLCSFRKLLNPHQVFELTNGGPLPGYPASGCWCVEGMAPWAGCSPPWRRCGTVWPAKSLPWPSCPWAQGMTWAGSSAGGRATVERTHSPCCCRWTRLTLCSWTAGPSCWTLRRLVEGRAVWWTQSRPRLHNKGVYVRVGLQKLSQARGLHREIRLQVEQQEVELPSIEGLIFINIPSWGSGADLWGSDSDSKFEKPRMDDGLLEVVGVTGVVHMGQVQGGLRSGIRIAQGSYFRVTLLKATPVQVDGEPWVQAPGHMIISAAGPKVHMLRKAKQKPRKAGTPRDARVDGEPAPEGDSK, from the exons ATGGCGGCGGCAGCTGAGTCCGGGGCCCGCGCCTGGCTTAGCGGTGGCTCCCCGCGCCCGGGCAGCCCAACCTCCAGCCCGGAGCTGGGCGCCGGAAGCCGCTCGCGACTGGGGCCGGGGTCCGGGCCAGGGTCAGGGATAGAGCGGCCAGGCGCCAGGCCACCTGGCCCCTCCGCGCCCGGCCACAGCTTCAGGAAAGTGACGCTCACCAAGCCCACGTTCTGCCACCTCTGCTCCGACTTCATCTGGGGGCTGGCCGGCATCCTGTGTGATG TCTGCAACTTCATGTCCCATGAGAAGTGCGTGAAGCACGTGAAGACCCCCTGTACGAGCGTGGCCCCCAGCCTGGTCCGC gTCCCTGTGGCCCACTGCTTTGGCCCCCGGGGTCACTACAAGCGCAAGTTCTGTGCGGTCTGCCGAAAGGGCCTGGAGGCGCCGGCGCTTCGCTGCGAAG TGTGTGAGCTGCACGTTCACCCCGAATGTGTGCCCTTCGCCTGCAGCGACTGCCGCCAGTGCCACCTGGACGGGCACCGGGACCCC gacacacaccaccaccactggCGGGAGGGGAACCTGTCCTCGGGCGCGCGCTGCGAGTTCTGCCGGAAGACGTGCAGCTCTTCCGACGTGCTGGCCGGTGTTCGCTGCGAGTGGTGCGGTGTCcag GCCCATTCGGTCTGCTCCGCGGTGCTCACCCCCGAGTGCACTTTCGGGCGCCTGCGCACTATGGTCCTGCCCCCAGCGTGCGTGCGCTTGCTGTCCCGCAACTTCAGCAAGATGCACTGCTTTCGTATCTCCGAGAGCGCGGCCCCGGAGCCAG GTGATGGGGACGACGGTGTGGACGGAAGCGCCCCTGCTGGCCCTGGTAAAGAGGTGGCAGCGCCGGAGTCCA GCAAGCAAACTCTGAAGATCTTCGATGGCAACGACACAGTGCAGAGAAACCACTTCCGTGTCATCAGCGTCCCCCGCCTGGCCAGGAGCCAGGAGGTGCTG GAGGCGGCGCTGCGGGCCTACTACATCACGGAGGACCCCCAGGCCTTCCAGCTGCAGGCgctccccccacccactcagGCTGGTGACGCTGACACCGAGGCCCTGGGGAAGGTCTGGAGCGGTGGGACTGCCGAGGACGAGGGTAGTAGAGGCCCAGGGTCCCGAGACGTTCCCGAGGCCTGGGTCATTCGTGCTCTGCCCCGCACCCAGGAGGTCCTGAAGATCTACCCTGCCTGGCTCAA GGTCGGTGTGGCCTACGTGTCCCTCCGTGTGACCCCGCAGAGCACGGCCCAGACTGTGGTGCTGGAGGTCCTCCCACTGCTTGGACGCCAG GATGAGGGTCCGGAGGGCTTCCAGCTGCTGGAGGTGCTCATGGGCAGCAGGCAAG TCCAGCGGATGGTGCTGGCGGATGAGGAGCTCTTGCTTGGCCGGCTTCAAGCTATCCGGCAG ACGTCCCTACGGCAGATGAGCCAGACACGGTTCTATGTGGCTGAGAGAAGAGCGGTGGCCCCACGTGTCTCTCTGTTTGTGGGAGGTCTGCCCCCTGGCCTGTCTCCCCAGGAGTACAGCAGTCTTCTGGACGAGGCTATGTCCCTGAAAG CTGGCCTGGTGTCCATGAGCCACGTCTACTCTTCTCAAG GTGCCGTGGTGCTGGACGTGGCCTGCTTTGCCGAGGCCGAGCGGCTGTATATGCTGGTCAGGGACACGGCTGTTCACAGCCGGCCGCTGACTGCCCTGGTGCTCCCGGATGTGCTG CACACGAAGCTGCCCCCAGACTGCTGCCCTCTTCTTGTGTTTGTGAACCCCAAAAGCGGAGGCCTCAAGGGCCGCGATCTGCTCTGCAGTTTCCGGAAGCTGCTGAACCCGCACCAGGTCTTCGAGCTGACCAACGGGGGGCCTCTGCCTGG GTACCCTGCTTCCGGGTGCTGGTGTGTGGAGGGGATGGCACCGTGGGCTGGGTGCTCGCCACCCTGGAGGAGGTGCGGCACCGTCTGGCCTGCCAAGAGCCTGCCGTGGCCATCCTGCCCCTGGGCACAG GGAATGACCTGGGCCGGGTCCTCCGCTGGGGGGCGGGCTACAGTGGAGAGGACCCATTCTCCGTGCTGCTGTCGGTGGACGAGGCTGACGCTGTGCTCATGGACCGCTGGACCATCCTGCTGGACGCTCAGGaggctggtggaggggagggcagtgTGGTGGACGCAGAGCCGCCCAAG GCTCCACAACAAGGGCGTGTATGTGCGGGTGGGGCTGCAGAAGCTCAGCCAGGCCCGCGGGCTGCACCGGGAGATCCGGCTGCAGGTGGAGCAGCAGGAGGTGGAGCTGCCCAGCATCGAGGGCCTCATCTTCATCAATATCCCCAG CTGGGGCTCGGGGGCCGACCTGTGGGGCTCTGACAGCGACTCCAAGTTCGAGAAGCCACGCATGGATGACGGGCTgctggaggtggtgggggtgACGGGAGTCGTGCACATG GGTCAGGTCCAGGGTGGGCTGCGCTCTGGTATCCGCATCGCCCAGGGGTCCTACTTCCGTGTCACCCTCCTCAAGGCCACACCTGTGCAGGTGGATGGCGAGCCCTGGGTCCAGGCTCCCGGGCACATGATCATCTCAGCTGCAGGCCCCAAG GTCCACATGCTCAGGAAGGCCAAGCAGAAGCCCAGGAAGGCTGGGACCCCCAGGGATGCACGAGTGGACGGGGAGCCTGCCCCCGAGGGAGACTCCAAGTAG
- the DGKQ gene encoding diacylglycerol kinase theta isoform X1: MAAAAESGARAWLSGGSPRPGSPTSSPELGAGSRSRLGPGSGPGSGIERPGARPPGPSAPGHSFRKVTLTKPTFCHLCSDFIWGLAGILCDVCNFMSHEKCVKHVKTPCTSVAPSLVRVPVAHCFGPRGHYKRKFCAVCRKGLEAPALRCEVCELHVHPECVPFACSDCRQCHLDGHRDPDTHHHHWREGNLSSGARCEFCRKTCSSSDVLAGVRCEWCGVQAHSVCSAVLTPECTFGRLRTMVLPPACVRLLSRNFSKMHCFRISESAAPEPGDGDDGVDGSAPAGPGKEVAAPESSKQTLKIFDGNDTVQRNHFRVISVPRLARSQEVLEAALRAYYITEDPQAFQLQALPPPTQAGDADTEALGKVWSGGTAEDEGSRGPGSRDVPEAWVIRALPRTQEVLKIYPAWLKVGVAYVSLRVTPQSTAQTVVLEVLPLLGRQDEGPEGFQLLEVLMGSRQVQRMVLADEELLLGRLQAIRQTSLRQMSQTRFYVAERRAVAPRVSLFVGGLPPGLSPQEYSSLLDEAMSLKAGLVSMSHVYSSQGAVVLDVACFAEAERLYMLVRDTAVHSRPLTALVLPDVLHTKLPPDCCPLLVFVNPKSGGLKGRDLLCSFRKLLNPHQVFELTNGGPLPGFHMFSQVPCFRVLVCGGDGTVGWVLATLEEVRHRLACQEPAVAILPLGTGNDLGRVLRWGAGYSGEDPFSVLLSVDEADAVLMDRWTILLDAQEAGGGEGSVVDAEPPKIIHMSNYCGIGIDAELSLDFHQAREEEPGKFTSRLHNKGVYVRVGLQKLSQARGLHREIRLQVEQQEVELPSIEGLIFINIPSWGSGADLWGSDSDSKFEKPRMDDGLLEVVGVTGVVHMGQVQGGLRSGIRIAQGSYFRVTLLKATPVQVDGEPWVQAPGHMIISAAGPKVHMLRKAKQKPRKAGTPRDARVDGEPAPEGDSK, from the exons ATGGCGGCGGCAGCTGAGTCCGGGGCCCGCGCCTGGCTTAGCGGTGGCTCCCCGCGCCCGGGCAGCCCAACCTCCAGCCCGGAGCTGGGCGCCGGAAGCCGCTCGCGACTGGGGCCGGGGTCCGGGCCAGGGTCAGGGATAGAGCGGCCAGGCGCCAGGCCACCTGGCCCCTCCGCGCCCGGCCACAGCTTCAGGAAAGTGACGCTCACCAAGCCCACGTTCTGCCACCTCTGCTCCGACTTCATCTGGGGGCTGGCCGGCATCCTGTGTGATG TCTGCAACTTCATGTCCCATGAGAAGTGCGTGAAGCACGTGAAGACCCCCTGTACGAGCGTGGCCCCCAGCCTGGTCCGC gTCCCTGTGGCCCACTGCTTTGGCCCCCGGGGTCACTACAAGCGCAAGTTCTGTGCGGTCTGCCGAAAGGGCCTGGAGGCGCCGGCGCTTCGCTGCGAAG TGTGTGAGCTGCACGTTCACCCCGAATGTGTGCCCTTCGCCTGCAGCGACTGCCGCCAGTGCCACCTGGACGGGCACCGGGACCCC gacacacaccaccaccactggCGGGAGGGGAACCTGTCCTCGGGCGCGCGCTGCGAGTTCTGCCGGAAGACGTGCAGCTCTTCCGACGTGCTGGCCGGTGTTCGCTGCGAGTGGTGCGGTGTCcag GCCCATTCGGTCTGCTCCGCGGTGCTCACCCCCGAGTGCACTTTCGGGCGCCTGCGCACTATGGTCCTGCCCCCAGCGTGCGTGCGCTTGCTGTCCCGCAACTTCAGCAAGATGCACTGCTTTCGTATCTCCGAGAGCGCGGCCCCGGAGCCAG GTGATGGGGACGACGGTGTGGACGGAAGCGCCCCTGCTGGCCCTGGTAAAGAGGTGGCAGCGCCGGAGTCCA GCAAGCAAACTCTGAAGATCTTCGATGGCAACGACACAGTGCAGAGAAACCACTTCCGTGTCATCAGCGTCCCCCGCCTGGCCAGGAGCCAGGAGGTGCTG GAGGCGGCGCTGCGGGCCTACTACATCACGGAGGACCCCCAGGCCTTCCAGCTGCAGGCgctccccccacccactcagGCTGGTGACGCTGACACCGAGGCCCTGGGGAAGGTCTGGAGCGGTGGGACTGCCGAGGACGAGGGTAGTAGAGGCCCAGGGTCCCGAGACGTTCCCGAGGCCTGGGTCATTCGTGCTCTGCCCCGCACCCAGGAGGTCCTGAAGATCTACCCTGCCTGGCTCAA GGTCGGTGTGGCCTACGTGTCCCTCCGTGTGACCCCGCAGAGCACGGCCCAGACTGTGGTGCTGGAGGTCCTCCCACTGCTTGGACGCCAG GATGAGGGTCCGGAGGGCTTCCAGCTGCTGGAGGTGCTCATGGGCAGCAGGCAAG TCCAGCGGATGGTGCTGGCGGATGAGGAGCTCTTGCTTGGCCGGCTTCAAGCTATCCGGCAG ACGTCCCTACGGCAGATGAGCCAGACACGGTTCTATGTGGCTGAGAGAAGAGCGGTGGCCCCACGTGTCTCTCTGTTTGTGGGAGGTCTGCCCCCTGGCCTGTCTCCCCAGGAGTACAGCAGTCTTCTGGACGAGGCTATGTCCCTGAAAG CTGGCCTGGTGTCCATGAGCCACGTCTACTCTTCTCAAG GTGCCGTGGTGCTGGACGTGGCCTGCTTTGCCGAGGCCGAGCGGCTGTATATGCTGGTCAGGGACACGGCTGTTCACAGCCGGCCGCTGACTGCCCTGGTGCTCCCGGATGTGCTG CACACGAAGCTGCCCCCAGACTGCTGCCCTCTTCTTGTGTTTGTGAACCCCAAAAGCGGAGGCCTCAAGGGCCGCGATCTGCTCTGCAGTTTCCGGAAGCTGCTGAACCCGCACCAGGTCTTCGAGCTGACCAACGGGGGGCCTCTGCCTGG GTTCCACATGTTCTCCCAGGTACCCTGCTTCCGGGTGCTGGTGTGTGGAGGGGATGGCACCGTGGGCTGGGTGCTCGCCACCCTGGAGGAGGTGCGGCACCGTCTGGCCTGCCAAGAGCCTGCCGTGGCCATCCTGCCCCTGGGCACAG GGAATGACCTGGGCCGGGTCCTCCGCTGGGGGGCGGGCTACAGTGGAGAGGACCCATTCTCCGTGCTGCTGTCGGTGGACGAGGCTGACGCTGTGCTCATGGACCGCTGGACCATCCTGCTGGACGCTCAGGaggctggtggaggggagggcagtgTGGTGGACGCAGAGCCGCCCAAG ATCATACACATGAGTAACTACTGTGGGATTGGCATCGATGCAGAGCTGAGCTTGGACTTCCACCAGGCTCGGGAGGAAGAGCCTGGCAAGTTCACGAGCAG GCTCCACAACAAGGGCGTGTATGTGCGGGTGGGGCTGCAGAAGCTCAGCCAGGCCCGCGGGCTGCACCGGGAGATCCGGCTGCAGGTGGAGCAGCAGGAGGTGGAGCTGCCCAGCATCGAGGGCCTCATCTTCATCAATATCCCCAG CTGGGGCTCGGGGGCCGACCTGTGGGGCTCTGACAGCGACTCCAAGTTCGAGAAGCCACGCATGGATGACGGGCTgctggaggtggtgggggtgACGGGAGTCGTGCACATG GGTCAGGTCCAGGGTGGGCTGCGCTCTGGTATCCGCATCGCCCAGGGGTCCTACTTCCGTGTCACCCTCCTCAAGGCCACACCTGTGCAGGTGGATGGCGAGCCCTGGGTCCAGGCTCCCGGGCACATGATCATCTCAGCTGCAGGCCCCAAG GTCCACATGCTCAGGAAGGCCAAGCAGAAGCCCAGGAAGGCTGGGACCCCCAGGGATGCACGAGTGGACGGGGAGCCTGCCCCCGAGGGAGACTCCAAGTAG